GCGCCTTCGCCGTAGCCCTTGTAGATCGAGTCCACCACCCGCATGCCCTCGCTCACCTCGCCGAAGGGCGCGAATCCCTGCCCGTCAAGGCCCGAATTGTCGCCGAAGTTGATGAAGAGCTGAGTGGTGCGGGAATTGGGACCGGAGGTGGCGAAGCTGATGCGTCCCCGCGTATTGGACTTCTTGACAGGGTCGTCCTTGATGCGGGCGTCCCTCCAGGCGGATGAAACCGAAGGGTCTCCATGGATGCCGAACTGGGCCATGAATCCGCTGATGACACGGAAAAGGGCGATATCCTCAAAGAATCCGATTTTGATCAAATTATAGAAACGGTCGGCTCCCCGGGGAGCCCATTGCCGATGGACGTCGATCTTGAAATCGCCCTGGGTGGTCTCGACACGGGCCGTGAAGCGCTGAGGCGCCTCCTGGTCGGCCTGGGAAGGGTTCCGAAGTGCTGGGTTGCTATTGCTCATCCACCGTTTCTACCCGAAACGGTCCTCGGCTGTCCACCGGGCGGGCCCGCCGCTCCACCGGCTCACTGTTCCACGATCTCCGCGCTCTTGATGTAATCGAGTTCGGGAAAGTTGCTTTTCAGATAGCTGTTGCCTTGCTGATGAATCTGGCCTTGGTTCGGCTGTTGCCCATAGCCTGTATAGAGCGACTCCACCACGTCCATTCCAGAAACCACTTTTCCGATGGGCGCGAAGCCCTGTCTGTCCAGTGAAGCGCGATTGTCCCCGAAATTGATGAAGAGTTGAACGGTACGGCTGTTGGGGCCGGCTGTGGCGAAGGTCAGGTAGCCGGGCAGATTGGGTTGCGTGACGGGATCGTCCTCGAGGCGGGCGCTGCGCCAGGCCCGGTTGACGGCGGGATCTCCGTGGAGGCCGAATTGGGTGATGAAGCCCGGGACCATGCGGAAGAAGGCGATGTCTTCGAAGTAGCCGATCTTGACCATGTTGTAGAGGCGGTCGACCCCCTTGGGGGCCCAGTCGCGGTGGGCCTCCACAAGGAATTCGCCCTTGGTGGTGGTGAAGCGCACCAGAAAGCTGGCGGGCGCGGTTTCGTTTGCCAGGGCAGGATTGAGCATGGCCGGATGGGACCCTTCGGCTTCATTCCCTTCTTGAGCCGATTGGGGAGCGGACTCCTGAGCCGGCTCTTCTGATTCCCCCTCCATGTCTGCATCGTGCCGATCTGAGGACCCGTCGGAACCTGTCGAGCTGTCTGCGGAGGCGGTTTCGGCCGCCCCTTCAGCAGGTTCCTCGGCAGAGGAAACACCGCCGCAAGCCGCGGCCGGCAGAAGCAGGGAAATGAGCAGTACGAACAAGCGGATATACGGTGCTTTCATGGTCGCAAAACTCCAGTGTCAATATGGATCAAGGTGAGGGCCAAGGATAGCATATGAGCTCAATTCGAGGGTCTGTCGGGGGGGGGAGAGGTGCCGTCTGCGGGGCGACGGGCTATAATGAATTTCTTATTGCAACGACGTGTCGATTTGACGACTCTCAAAGTAGCAGCGACAAGGAGATGACTATGGGCTCGGTTCCAGTGATGAGAACGGTTTTGCTACTGGCTGGACTCGTGGGGATGGCGGTCGTGCCGGTCAGCGGCCGGGCGGCGGCCGACTACGACAACTTCTCGCGCATCGGAAAATTCGAGGTGGCGGTGGACGGTCGGGTCGACGCGCAAGCGCGCCTTTACCATTCCGTGTCGCCGCCGGCCTTCCTGATCCTCACCCAAGCCTTCGAGGATGCTGTGGTGCTGTTGCCGGGGAAGTCGCAAGTGGCGGCCGTTTCCGCTGAGAAAGTGGAGGCCCGTGAAGACAGCGCAGCCATTGCCTCGGGCGTCAGCCTGCGCAACATGGGCGAGTTTCGCGTGGCTGCCGATCAGACCGTCAGCCTGCAGTTCGACGGACATAGTTTGGAGCTTCGCCCCAAGCCCTATCTGCTGGGTCTGCAAACGGCCCAGGATCTCAAGACCTACGATCCCCTTTATCGCCGCCGCGCTGAGGAATACCAGCCCGATCCCAATGTGATGCGTCTGCTGCAGACCTTCGAAGGCAAAGCGCAGGTGCGTGTTTATTTCGGCTCCTGGTGCCCCTTCTGCCAGGAAAATGTGCCCAAGCTGATGAAGTTGCAGGAACTGCTCGGCGACACCGGCATCACCTTCGATTATTGGGGCCTCCCGCGCGACTTCAACAATGATCCCACGGCGACGGATGCGGGCATTAAACAGGTTCCCACCTTCGTCGTGACTGTGGAAGGAGAGGAGAAGGGCCGCATCGTGGGCCGCGACACTCAGCAGCCCGAAGCCAACCTGCAGCGCCTCCTCTCCCGCCCGGGCCGCTGAGGCCGGCGGCATCAACTGATCGCCTGGGAGGGAAAAACGACTTTTTTTAGACCGGCTTCTTTCTGAAAAACGTCGTTTTTCCCTCCCAGGCGATTTCAGTGCCGTAAGATGACAGGCATGGAAAACGCACCGACGACGCATGCGAGGTCCGCTAGGCCCTGGATGGGGTTGGCCCTTTTCGGCCTGCTGGGAGGCTTTCTCAGCCAAAGCCTGTGGCAAGGCATTTCAGTGGCCTGGGCGGCCCAGGACCCCGGCCCCGCGCCTGTTCTCGAAGTGCGGGAAATCCGCCTGCTGGACCAGGAGGGAGTGCTGTGGGGACGTCTGGGCCAGAGTCCGCGGGCGGACGGTCAACGCGGATTGATCCTCTACGATGAGCAGGGACGCGAGCGGGGACGCTTGGCCTTGGCTTCCAGCGGCCACGGCGGCCTGGTGCTGTCTTCGCCGGGAAGTGCCTACCGCCTGGGTTTGACCCTCTCCCGCACCGCCATTCCAGCCCTCTCCCTGACCGACCGCGAGGGACGCATCCGCAGCCTTCTGCTGGTCGACGAACGAGGACCGCAGGTGGACCTGTACTCGGAGACATCGGACATTGTCCTGGGCCTGGAGGCCGCCGCCGACGGCCCCCGCGTGCGCTTGCGCGAGGCGGGCAGCCAGGATTGGGTGGCCGCCGTCCTCAGCCCTTCCTCGCTGGGCTTCCGCGCTCAGAGCCGCGGCAGCGGAGTTACGCTGGGATTGGACCAGGAGAAGAGTCCCCGCCTGGTGCTGGTCGAAGAGGGCAAGCCGGTGGCTTCGCTTCCCCCGTCGCCCCAGGAGTGAGTTAGAATCGGCCCCATGCATACCCTGGGAGAGTTGGCTGAGCACGTGGGGGGACGCGCCTGGGGCCAGAGCAGTCTGGAGATCGAGGGCGTGCGTCCTTTTCAGGAGGCCGGCCCGGGCGAAATCACCTTGGCGGGCCATCCCCGCTACCTGCGCCGGCTCTCCCGCTGCCGGGCTTCGGCGGCCATAGTGCCCCTGCAGGTGGTGGCGGAAAAGGAGGCTTCCGCCGCCGGCTGGAGCGGACCGTCGCTTTTGGGCGCCGACCATCCCAAGCTGGCCTTCGCCCAGGTCGTCTCGCTCTTTCACCGGCGCTCCTTTCAAGGCGCTGGGCTGCCCGTCTCGGCTCACTTCGGCGAGGACTGTCAGATCGAGGAACCCGTCTCCATCCATCCCGCCGCCGTTCTGGGCGACCGTGTCGTGGTAGGCAAGCAGACCAGCATCGGGGCCAACGCAGTGGCGGGAGAAGACGTGCGCATCGGACGCGGCTGCACCTTGCATCCCAACGTGGTTCTTTATCCGGGCGTACGCCTGGGCGACGGCGTGGTGATTCACTCCGGGACGGTGATCGGAGCGGATGGATTCGGCTACGTCTTCGACGGCAGCAAGCAATTCAAGCTGGAGCAGACGGGGACGGTCGTCATCGAGGACGAGGTGGAGATCGGAGCCAACTGCTGCGTCGACCGCGCCACCTTCGGGTCCACTCTCATCGAGCGGGGCGTGAAGATCGACAACCTGGTCCACGTGGGCCACAACTGCCGCATCGGCGAGAACACGGTGATCGTCGGCTGCGTAGGCATTTCGGGAAGCGTCAGCATCGGCAAGAATTGCGTTCTCGCGGGACAGACGGGAGTTGTCGACCACGTCACCATCGGGGACGGCGTCAGCGTCCTGACCCGGGCCGCGGTGACCAAGGACATTCCCTCCGGCAGCGTCGTTTCAGGGCACCCGGCGCGCGATCACCGTCAGGAACTCAAGTCGCAGGCGCTGCTGCGCCGCTTGCCCCAATTGCAGCAGGAACTGAGGCGGCTGCGCCGGCGCGTCCGCGAACTGGAAGTGCGCAGCGGCCGGGAAGGAGCTGCTGATGCGGATTAGGGGTCCGGTTCGCCGGCCTGCTGCGAGGAGCGGAAGCGGCTCGAGGCCTGTCTGACGGCTTGGCGCAGTTCGCCCCAGGCCTTTTCCAAGCCTGGACGCAGATCTCTCCAAGCCTCCTCGCTTTCCCGTCCCAACTCATCCAGCTTGACCCGCGCTGTCTTGAGGCGGTCGGGCAGTTGTTGGCATTCGCGTCGGGCGCTGGCCTCGGCCTGGGACAGAAGCTCGTCGATGCGTCGTCCCAAAGAGTTGATCCGCTCTTCCATACGCTTTTGATATTGCTGGCGGTCGTCCATGCATTCATTGTACGGAAAGGCCGGGCGCGGAGTTCACCGCTGCTTGGCCCGGCCCTTGGCGAACTGCTAAGATCGCTGCTCGGCCGACCGCCGAGCCCTCTTGGCGGGCGCCTTCCTGGAGACGGGGGCGAGGAGACTGGAAAGGAGACACGGAGCATGGAACCCAATGCCTCTCAGCCCGGCATGGCCTGGCTGATTTTCGCCTTGATGACGGTTTTTTCCTGGGGATTCTACGGCATCTTGCTGCACGCCGGGCAGGTGCAGATGGCCGATCCCGTCAATGGACGCTACAAGGCCTTCCTATTTGTCGGCATCGCCTATTTCATCACCGCCGTGCTGGCTCCTCTGGCCGTGCTTCTCATCAACGGAGCCGACTGGAATCTCCCGGGAAAGGGCATGTGGTTCTCTTTGTTGGCGGGGATCGTGGGCGCTATCGGGGCCTTCTGTGTCTTGCTGGCCTTCGGCGCCAAGGGGACTCCGGCCGTCGTCATGTCGATCGTTTTCGCCGGAGCGCCCATCGTCAACGCCGTGACGGCGCTGATCCTGCATCCTCCCCAGGGCGGTTTCGGCGCTCTGCGCTGGCCCTTCCTTCTGGGGATCATCCTGGCCGCCCTGGGCGGGTGTCTGGTCACGCTCTACAAGCCCAATCCCGCCCCTCCTCCAGCGGTTGAAGCGGCCGGGCAACAATCGTCAGCGGACGAACCCGGACCTTCCCGGTGAGGGCCTCGTAGCGTCGCTTGGGAATGACAAAAGGTTGGCTCACGCAAGGCTGCGCGACTGGCGGGCGTGGGGATTCAGTAGAAGCGGACCTTGGTCTCCGAACTGGTGCCGGTCCCGGAAGGAGTCCAGTTGGGCAGAGGCGGTTCATGGTAGGTCGGCCGAGGTTCCGGCCCCAGCCAGCCTCTGATCAGCCGCGTCAGCAGAAAGAGCGAGAGCAAGCCGTAAAAACCCACAATGCTAAGCAAGATGTAAGTCGTGATCCAGGCCATGGGACGTTCTCCTCAAGAAGGCGTGCTTGGAAGCATTATCGGTCCATTACTTCCTTCCCTATGTGAGTCAACGCACCAAATGACTCTCTCCCCTCATTCTTTCTGGTAGGGGTGGTCCGAGCGCCGCCAAAAGAGGCGCAAAGCCTCACCAGAACAGTCTTGTTTCCCTTGCACCCACAAACGTCATGGTCTAGTCTGAGGTGAGTTCTTTCAGGACACAGGCTGGAAGAGGATTGCCGGGGGCAATCCGGTCATCCTTGAAGGGAGGACACATGGCACAAAGGACACTGGCAGTTGTTCTGGCTCTCCTCTGCGTGCTCGGTTGGGGCTGCTCCTCGGGTCCGGTCACTTTGACCGTCGCCGGCGGAGCTTCCGGGCAGGAGCTGGAGCTGACGGTCGATGGAGCCAGGCGCTTCGAAAACCTGCATCCCAACATCACCGTAGTGGTGCGGCCCACGCCCGCCAACAGCAGCGAAAGGCTGACATTCTATCAGAAGATCTTCGACCAGCGGTCCTCTGATGTCGACATCTTGCAGGTGGACGTGATCTGGCCGGCCATCGTCGCCGAGCATGCAGTGAACATGCGGGACTACATGCGAAGTTCCGATCTGGAGATGCATTTCCCCAAGATTCTCGAGTCCTACGAGGTGGACGGGAAACTGGTTGCGGTGCCCTGGTTCACCGACCTGCCGGTGCTTTATTACCGCACCGACCTGCTCAAGAAGTACGGATTCGAGGGGCCGCCCAAGACCTGGGGCGAACTCTACGACATGGCCAGCGCCATTCAGGCCGGCGAGCGAGCGGCCGGCCGGCCGGATTTCTGGGGCTATGTGTGGCAAGGGGGGGCTTACGAGGGCCTGACCTGCAATGCCCTGGAGTGGCAGTACTCTCACGGCGGGGGCGGAATCCTCGACGAGGAGGGCAATCCGTCGGTCAGCAACGAAGAGACGGCCGTAGCCTTTCAGAGGGCTTCTTCCTGGATCGCTGACATTTCTCCCCAAGAAACCGTTTCCTTTGTGGAAGACGACTCGCGAGCCATCTGGCAGCGCGGCAATGCTGCTTTCATGCGCAATTGGACCAATGCCTACGCCCTCAGCAAGCAGGACGGTTACCTGGCCGACAAGTTCAACGTCACCGAACTGCCCAGCGGAGGCTACGCCTCAGCCATGACTCTAGGCGGCTGGGGACTGATGATCTCGCGCTACTCCGATCATCCCAGCCAGGCGGCCGAGCTGGTCCGTTTCCTGGTCCGCGACCGTGAGCAGCGCATGCGCGCCATCGGCGGCACCTTCGCACCCACCATGCCCGACCTCTATAAAGATCCGGCCGTGCTCGACGCAATGCCTTTCTTCCTCAAGATCGAGGATTACCTCAACAAGGCCGTCTTGCGCCCCGCTTTGCAAGCGGGAGACCGCTATGACGAAGTCTCCCAAGCCTACTGGCAAGCGGCGCACGATATCCTCAACGGGGCCGACGCCCGCACCAGGCTGCGGCGCGCCGAGGAAGAGATTCGGACCGCCATGGGCAGCGGCAGCGAGGGTTCGGGAGATTGATGAACCGAGACGAGGATATGCCGAGGTACTGAGAAATGACGAAAAGCAAGATCGCCGTCCTGATCTTTTTGACCTTGTCGCTGGCCTTACTCTCCTGCGGGGACGGGGCCTCGCCCTTGGAGTCGGCCAGAACGGAGCGTACCGCTGTAATCGCCGCCGTCCCTCTGGCCGGACCTTTCATCTACCAGCAGGAAGCCCAACCCGCCGGACCTGACTACGAGTTGGCCAAGCGCATCGTCGAGGCGGTGGGGTCGAATGTCAGAATGGTCGTGGGTTCGCGCACCTTTGCAGGCCTGGTTCCCTCGGTGGCCAACAGGGAAGTGCTTTGCGCCGTCAGCGCCTTGGGCATCACCGAGTTGCGCAAACAGCAGATCGCCTTTTCCCAGCCCTATTACACCGCCGAACTGAGTTTCATCGCCAATCCCACCCATCGCCCCATGGACTCGCCCTCCGCCTCCGACGTCGCGGGCATGAAGATCGGCGTCCGCAAGGGATCGGCCGTTGAAGAGTTCATCCTAGAGAACTACGCCGAGAGCGTGGCGGTGGCCTTCCCGAGTCTCGATGACGCCGTGCTGGCCCTGCGCCGGAAAGAAGTCGACCTGGCCATCGACGACCGCCGCATGGCGGCTTTCTCGCTGGCCACCGTCACCGGAGCCGGGCATCTGGAACTGCTGCCCGATGTGGTGGGAACCTATCCCGTGGGGGTAGGATTTGCCAAGGACGCTCCCGACCTGGAGGAGTTGATCAACAACGTGGTTTCCGAAGTCAACGATCAAGGACTTTACGAGCAGTGGCTGGAGGAAAGCCTGGGAGACTCCCTGAATCAGGTCGCCCAGCGCTACCGGGAGCGCAAACAGCGCGAGCAGGCGGCCCGCGAGCCGCGCACCATCACCGTCCGGGTATCGAAAGACGCCGACTACCGCTTCGACATTTACCGCATGGCCAACCTGCGCTTCACCATGCGGGGAGGCGGGCAGACCTACAGGTCGTCCCGCATCGATTTCCGCGGACCGGTGGGCTACGCCAGCTTGCAGGCGCCTCCCGGCTCCTACAACCTGAGCCTGAGCGAATTCGGGTTCAATGCCGGGCTGGAAATCGTGCCCACCCATCCCAAGAGCGTGACGGTCAACATCCGGCTCAAGGAAAGCGGCGTCACCTTGCAGGTCAATTGAGGCAGCAGCCGCGGGACTAGGGGGCGCTGAAGCCGGCGGTCAGTTTCAGCATGTCCCAGGTGCATACGATGGCGCCTAGCCTTCCGTCCGTTTCGATTTCGATGGTGAACTGTTCCACCTTCTCGTCGGTCGAGCCTGTCTCGAAGGGGACCACCGCCACGTCGCTCGCGCCTCCGTCATACCATCCGGGATTGGAACTCAGGATCAATTCCCACTGACCGTTTTCCGCCAAGCGGGCCCAGAGGCGGTAGCTGCCGGGCTCGACCCGGGCATCACCGAACATCAACGGAGTCTCGGTGCGCAACATGGTTGCGCTGTTCATTCCCATGCGCCACACCTGGCCGGGCTGCATTTGACCCAGCATGTCGCGTCCCGCCAGTGAGGGCCGTCCATAATCGATGCTGATCTGTTTGCCGTCAATGTCGGCTTCGGCAGTGTCCCGCTGAGCCAATGCCGCAGGCGCTGCCAGCAGTGACATCAGAGCAATTGTCAGGACGCCCAAGAAAACTCTTCTCATTATCTCCTCCCGAGAATCAGGGATCTTCATTTGCTTTTCCGAGCCCCGCCGCGACGCGGCGCTCTCGCCTATAAACGTCAAAGCCGGCTTGATGGTTTCGGCAATCGGTTCGTTCATCTAGAAATTGCCTCTCGGCGGTATGAGGCTGCTTGGGCCTTAACCGCGGTCACTGAAAACTTGACACGTGCGTGAACTTGTTGGCCACCTAGTGGCCCTAGAGCAGGTCGCGCAGCGCCTTCTCCAATCGCGGATGCTGGAACTCGAAGCCCGTCCGCTGCAGGACCCCCGGTTCCACCCGCTGCCCTTGCAGCAGCATCTGCTCGGCCATTTCGCCCAAAACCAGACGCAAGATAAAAGCGGGGGCGGGCAGAAATGCCGGACGCCTCAAGACCTTGGCCAGGGTGCGCGTGAACTCCTTGTTGCTGACCGGATTCGGCGCAACCAGGTTGACGGGGCCATGAACCTCTTCCTTGTTGAAGCAATGAAGAATGGCGCGCACCTGGTCTTCAAGGTGAATCCACGACATGTACTGACGCCCGTTGCCCAGCCGGCCGCCCAATCCCAGCTTGAAGGGAGTCAGCATCTTCCCGAGAGCGCCTCCCGAAGCATCCAGGACGATCCCGCTGCGCAGAAGAACCAACCGCATCCCGGCCTCCGCGGCGGGCAGCGCTTCCTCTTCCCAACGGACGCCGACCCCGGCCAGAAAGCCCTTTCCCGCCGGTGAACTCTCATCCACCGTCTCGTCCTGCGTGTTCCCGTAAAA
This sequence is a window from Acidobacteriota bacterium. Protein-coding genes within it:
- a CDS encoding thioredoxin family protein, yielding MRTVLLLAGLVGMAVVPVSGRAAADYDNFSRIGKFEVAVDGRVDAQARLYHSVSPPAFLILTQAFEDAVVLLPGKSQVAAVSAEKVEAREDSAAIASGVSLRNMGEFRVAADQTVSLQFDGHSLELRPKPYLLGLQTAQDLKTYDPLYRRRAEEYQPDPNVMRLLQTFEGKAQVRVYFGSWCPFCQENVPKLMKLQELLGDTGITFDYWGLPRDFNNDPTATDAGIKQVPTFVVTVEGEEKGRIVGRDTQQPEANLQRLLSRPGR
- the lpxD gene encoding UDP-3-O-(3-hydroxymyristoyl)glucosamine N-acyltransferase; translation: MHTLGELAEHVGGRAWGQSSLEIEGVRPFQEAGPGEITLAGHPRYLRRLSRCRASAAIVPLQVVAEKEASAAGWSGPSLLGADHPKLAFAQVVSLFHRRSFQGAGLPVSAHFGEDCQIEEPVSIHPAAVLGDRVVVGKQTSIGANAVAGEDVRIGRGCTLHPNVVLYPGVRLGDGVVIHSGTVIGADGFGYVFDGSKQFKLEQTGTVVIEDEVEIGANCCVDRATFGSTLIERGVKIDNLVHVGHNCRIGENTVIVGCVGISGSVSIGKNCVLAGQTGVVDHVTIGDGVSVLTRAAVTKDIPSGSVVSGHPARDHRQELKSQALLRRLPQLQQELRRLRRRVRELEVRSGREGAADAD
- a CDS encoding peptidylprolyl isomerase, whose protein sequence is MSNSNPALRNPSQADQEAPQRFTARVETTQGDFKIDVHRQWAPRGADRFYNLIKIGFFEDIALFRVISGFMAQFGIHGDPSVSSAWRDARIKDDPVKKSNTRGRISFATSGPNSRTTQLFINFGDNSGLDGQGFAPFGEVSEGMRVVDSIYKGYGEGAPHGAGPDQMRIQSRGNPYLKKDFPKLDYIKKVEIVDEDSD
- a CDS encoding ABC transporter substrate-binding protein, whose translation is MTKSKIAVLIFLTLSLALLSCGDGASPLESARTERTAVIAAVPLAGPFIYQQEAQPAGPDYELAKRIVEAVGSNVRMVVGSRTFAGLVPSVANREVLCAVSALGITELRKQQIAFSQPYYTAELSFIANPTHRPMDSPSASDVAGMKIGVRKGSAVEEFILENYAESVAVAFPSLDDAVLALRRKEVDLAIDDRRMAAFSLATVTGAGHLELLPDVVGTYPVGVGFAKDAPDLEELINNVVSEVNDQGLYEQWLEESLGDSLNQVAQRYRERKQREQAAREPRTITVRVSKDADYRFDIYRMANLRFTMRGGGQTYRSSRIDFRGPVGYASLQAPPGSYNLSLSEFGFNAGLEIVPTHPKSVTVNIRLKESGVTLQVN
- a CDS encoding DUF2911 domain-containing protein; this translates as MRRVFLGVLTIALMSLLAAPAALAQRDTAEADIDGKQISIDYGRPSLAGRDMLGQMQPGQVWRMGMNSATMLRTETPLMFGDARVEPGSYRLWARLAENGQWELILSSNPGWYDGGASDVAVVPFETGSTDEKVEQFTIEIETDGRLGAIVCTWDMLKLTAGFSAP
- a CDS encoding peptidylprolyl isomerase, which gives rise to MEGESEEPAQESAPQSAQEGNEAEGSHPAMLNPALANETAPASFLVRFTTTKGEFLVEAHRDWAPKGVDRLYNMVKIGYFEDIAFFRMVPGFITQFGLHGDPAVNRAWRSARLEDDPVTQPNLPGYLTFATAGPNSRTVQLFINFGDNRASLDRQGFAPIGKVVSGMDVVESLYTGYGQQPNQGQIHQQGNSYLKSNFPELDYIKSAEIVEQ
- a CDS encoding TIGR01777 family oxidoreductase translates to MKIVVTGATGMIGKPLCRRLLDDGHELIILSRSAAKTAEIFPDSEIISWDAVSEPPPARLLQGAEAAVHLAGESIAERWTKQRKEAIHDSRVFGTRNLVHGLLACEPKPRLLLSASAVGFYGNTQDETVDESSPAGKGFLAGVGVRWEEEALPAAEAGMRLVLLRSGIVLDASGGALGKMLTPFKLGLGGRLGNGRQYMSWIHLEDQVRAILHCFNKEEVHGPVNLVAPNPVSNKEFTRTLAKVLRRPAFLPAPAFILRLVLGEMAEQMLLQGQRVEPGVLQRTGFEFQHPRLEKALRDLL
- a CDS encoding ABC transporter substrate-binding protein, with amino-acid sequence MAQRTLAVVLALLCVLGWGCSSGPVTLTVAGGASGQELELTVDGARRFENLHPNITVVVRPTPANSSERLTFYQKIFDQRSSDVDILQVDVIWPAIVAEHAVNMRDYMRSSDLEMHFPKILESYEVDGKLVAVPWFTDLPVLYYRTDLLKKYGFEGPPKTWGELYDMASAIQAGERAAGRPDFWGYVWQGGAYEGLTCNALEWQYSHGGGGILDEEGNPSVSNEETAVAFQRASSWIADISPQETVSFVEDDSRAIWQRGNAAFMRNWTNAYALSKQDGYLADKFNVTELPSGGYASAMTLGGWGLMISRYSDHPSQAAELVRFLVRDREQRMRAIGGTFAPTMPDLYKDPAVLDAMPFFLKIEDYLNKAVLRPALQAGDRYDEVSQAYWQAAHDILNGADARTRLRRAEEEIRTAMGSGSEGSGD